In one Gadus morhua chromosome 7, gadMor3.0, whole genome shotgun sequence genomic region, the following are encoded:
- the usp25 gene encoding ubiquitin carboxyl-terminal hydrolase 25 isoform X1, with product MTVEQNVLQQHSQKHQQTLINQLKEVTGTTDIQLLQQALQVSNGDLAEAVAFLTEKNAKVPQQDEPTYYQTSQVANDRYISVGSQADTNVIDLTGDDKDDLQRAIALSLEESSRAFRETGITDEEQAISRVLEASIAENKASLKRTHTEVWSDSPDPHDRKRMDNCPVGLKNVGNTCWFSAVIQSLFNLLEFQRLVLHYSPPARVQDLPRNQKEHRNLPFMQELRNLFSLMVGSKRKYVDPSRAVDILKDAFKSSESQQQDVSEFTHKLLDWLEDAFQMKAEEDREGEKPKNPMVELFYGRFLAVGVLEGKKFENTEMFGQYPLQVNGFKDLHECLEAAMIEGEIESLHSADNSARSGQEHWFTELPPVLTFELSRFEFNQALGRPEKIHNKLEFPSMLYMDRYMDRNRDVTRIKREEIRRLKEHLTLLQQRLERYLSYGSGPKRFPLADVLQYAMEFASSKPVCTSPVEDIDTSAPPGGTTGQQLPQPSTVEQAAAVSPDAPSSAQGPSLAQGSAAALSLAPGSAPQQRAQVHKPFTQSRLPPDLPMHPAPRHVTDEELRVLEGCLHRWRSEVENDTRDLQGSISRIHRTIELMYSDKSMMQVPYRLHAVLVHEGQANAGHYWAYIYDPHQRRWMKYNDVSVTKSTWEELVRDSFGGYRNASAYCLMYINDKKPFLIEEEFDKETGQVLSGLDKLPADLRRFVQEDNKLFDKEMEEWDALQARKAQQEKLALAAAAVAAAAASTAAAAAAASTASGASSNTTSSSSPQPMSIEYSPSDNTVAMQDPDYMEQPSPTTDSKQLQQNMERAISQAAAAQEDTSPETLLNASPPPNPLSPQPGVLSPSPPPQPGAEGEGPAQRTVEVAIPHVGTFVIESEEGGYDDEAMLTPNMQGIIMAIGKSSNVFEKSGPEAAFFKAIKVEYGRLMHFAEEDVASDNDYRLQHAVVYFILNQAPKKILERTLLTQFADRNLAFDERCKSIMNVARAKLDLIKPEEVNIEEYEMWHQDYRTFRDTTTLLMIGLELFQKSNYVEALMYLIYSYQYNNELVAKGPNRGHDEAFLSHFRRECLLKLNEQAAGMFEAGEDPQVTNGLGIMNELVVPCLPLLLVQDAEKDLLAVEDMRNRWCSYLGQEMEPNLQEKLTDFLPKLLDCSTEIKGFHEPPKVPTYSTLELCERFSQIMATVAKALTEGR from the exons ATGACCGTCGAGCAGAATGTCCTCCAACAGCATTCTCAAAAG CACCAACAGACTCTGATAAACCAGTTAAAGGAGGTCACAGGAACCACAGACATTCAACTTCTCCAGCAAGCCCTGCAG GTGAGCAATGGAGACCTGGCCGAGGCAGTGGCCTTTCTGACGGAGAAGAACGCCAAGGTCCCCCAGCAAGATGAGCCCACGTACTACCAGACCTCCCAGGTGGCCAACGACCGATACATCAGCGTGGGCAGCCAGGCAGACACCA atgtgatCGACCTGACCGGCGATGACAAGGATGATCTTCAGAGGGCCATCGCTCTCAGCCTGGAGGAGTCGAGCCGTGCCTTCAGAGAGACTGGCATCACAGATGAGGAGCAAGCCATCAGCAG AGTCCTGGAGGCCAGCATAGCTGAGAACAAGGCCAGCTTGAAGCGCACCCACACGGAGGTCTGGAGTGACTCGCCCGACCCTCATGACAGGAAGCGGATGGACAACTGTCCCGTGGGCCTCAAGAACGTCGGCAACACCTGCTGGTTCAGTGCCGTCATTCAG TCGCTGTTCAACCTACTGGAGTTCCAGAGGCTGGTACTCCACTACTCTCCCCCGGCCAGGGTGCAGGACCTCCCTCGCAACCAGAAG GAGCACAGGAACCTGCCCTTCATGCAGGAGCTGAGGAACCTCTTCTCCCTCATGGTGGGCTCTAAGAGGAAGTACGTGGACCCGTCGCGCGCCGTCGACATCCTCAAAGACGCCTTCAAGTCAAGCGAGTCCCAGCAG CAGGATGTGAGCGAGTTCACCCACAAACTGCTGGACTGGCTGGAGGACGCCTTCCAGATGAAGGCCGAAGAGGACCG CGAGGGCGAGAAGCCAAAGAACCCAATGGTGGAGCTCTTCTACGGGCGCTTCCTGGCCGTGGGCGTGCTGGAAG GTAAGAAATTTGAGAACACGGAGATGTTCGGCCAGTACCCCCTGCAGGTGAACGGCTTCAAGGACCTCCATGAGTGTCTGGAAGCGGCGATGATTGAGGGGGAGATCGAGTCCCTGCACTCAGCAGATAACTCAGCCAGGTCTGGGCAGGAG CACTGGTTCACTGAACTCCCTCCTGTGTTGACCTTTGAACTGTCCAGATTTGAGTTCAACCAAGCGCTCGGACGGCCCGAGAAGATCCACAACAAGCTTGAGTTTCCCTCCATGCTGTACATGGACAG GTACATGGACAGGAACCGAGACGTCACCCGCATCAAGAGGGAGGAGATCAGGAGGCTGAAAGAGCACCTGACGCTGCTGCAACAGCGGCTGGAGAG GTATCTGAGTTATGGCTCAGGCCCCAAGAGGTTTCCTCTGGCAGATGTCCTCCAGTATGCCATGGAGTTTGCCTCCAGTAAGCCGGTGTGCACCTCCCCTGTGGAAGACATTGACACATCAGCACCCCCCGGTGGCACAACAGGGCAACAACTGCCCCAACCAAG CACTGTGGAACAGGCCGCCGCCGTTTCCCCCGACGCCCCGTCCTCTGCCCAGGGCCCGTCGCTGGCCCAGGGCTCGGCCGCCGCCCTGTCTCTGGCCCCGGGGTCGGCCCCCCAGCAGAGGGCCCAGGTCCACAAGCCCTTCACACAGTCCCGGCTGCCCCCCGACCTGCCCATGCACCCGGCGCCAAGGCATGTGACGGATGAGGAGCTGCGCGTGCTGGAGGGCTGTCTGCATCGCTGGCGGAGCGAGGTGGAGAACGACACTCGGG ATCTACAGGGCAGCATCTCAAGAATCCACAGAACCATTGAGCTGATGTACTCTGACAAGTCCATGATGCAG GTCCCGTACCGGCTGCACGCCGTTCTGGTCCACGAGGGCCAGGCCAACGCGGGCCACTACTGGGCCTACATCTACGACCCGCACCAGCGGCGCTGGATGAAGTACAACGACGTCTCGGTCACCAAGTCCACCTGGGAAGAGCTGGTGAGGGACTCGTTCGGAGGCTACCGCAACGCCAGCGCCTACTGCCTGATGTACATCAACGACAAGAAGCCCTTCCTCATAGAAG AAGAGTTCGACAAGGAGACGGGCCAGGTGCTGAGCGGCCTGGACAAGCTGCCAGCAGACCTGCGGCGCTTCGTCCAGGAAGACAACAAGCTGTTTgacaaggagatggaggagtgggACGCCCTTCAGGCCCGCAAGGCCCAGCAGGAGAAGCTGGccctggccgccgccgccgtcgccgccgccgcagcttctaccgctgctgcggcggcggctgcgtccACAGCCTCCGGAGCCTCCTCCaataccacctcctcctcctcccctcagccaATGAGCATCGAGTACAGTCCTTCGGACAACACAG TGGCAATGCAGGACCCAGATTACATGGAGCAGCCCTCTCCTACCACAGACTCCAAGCAGCTCCAGCAGAACATGGAGAGAGCCATCTCacaggctgctgctgcacagGAAGACACCAGCCCCGAGACGCTGCTTAACGCG TCTCCTCCCCCcaatcccctctctccccagccTGGGGTCCTGTCCCCTTCTCCGCCCCCCCAGCCTGGTGCGGAGGGCGAGGGTCCGGCCCAGCGTACTGTAGAGGTGGCCATCCCCCACGTGGGAACTTTTGTCATTGAGTCAGAGGAAGGGGGGTACGATGATGAG GCGATGCTGACCCCAAACATGCAGGGTATAATTATGGCCATTGGCAAATCCAGCAATGTATTTGAAAAGAGTGGGCCCGAGGCAGCCTTCTTCAAG GCCATCAAGGTGGAGTACGGCCGCCTGATGCATTTTGCGGAGGAGGACGTGGCCTCGGATAACGACTACCGGCTGCAGCACGCCGTCGTCTACTTCATCCTCAACCAAGCGCCCAAGAAGATCCTGGAGAGGACGCTGCTCACGCAGTTTGCCGACAGGAACCTGGCCTTCGACGAGAG GTGTAAGAGCATTATGAATGTGGCGCGTGCCAAACTGGACCTCATTAAGCCCGAGGAGGTCAACATTGAGGAGTACGAG ATGTGGCATCAGGACTACAGGACTTTCCGGGACACCACCACCCTTCTGATGATTGGTTTGGAGCTGTTCCAAAAGTCAAA TTATGTGGAGGCCCTGATGTACCTGATCTACTCGTACCAGTACAACAATGAGCTGGTTGCCAAGGGGCCTAACAGGGGCCACGACGAGGCATTTCTCAGTCACTTCCGCCGCGAGTGTTTGCTA AAACTAAACGAGCAAGCAGCTGGCATGTTTGAGGCTGGCGAGGACCCGCAGGTCACCAACGGGCTGGGCATCATGAACGAGCTGGTGGTTCCCTGCCTACCCCTGCTGCTAGTGCAGGACGCGGAGAAGGACCTGCtggccgtggaggacatgaggaACCGCTGGTGCTCCTACCTGGGCCAAGAGATGGAGC CCAACCTACAGGAGAAGCTGACGGACTTTCTCCCCAAGTTACTGGACTGTTCCACGGAGATCAAGGGCTTCCACGAACCCCCCAAGGTGCCCACCTACTCCACCCTGGAGCTGTGCGAGCGCTTCAGCCAGATCATGGCTACTGTGGCCAAGGCCCTCACTGAGGGCAGATGA
- the usp25 gene encoding ubiquitin carboxyl-terminal hydrolase 25 isoform X5, whose product MTVEQNVLQQHSQKHQQTLINQLKEVTGTTDIQLLQQALQVSNGDLAEAVAFLTEKNAKVPQQDEPTYYQTSQVANDRYISVGSQADTNVIDLTGDDKDDLQRAIALSLEESSRAFRETGITDEEQAISRVLEASIAENKASLKRTHTEVWSDSPDPHDRKRMDNCPVGLKNVGNTCWFSAVIQSLFNLLEFQRLVLHYSPPARVQDLPRNQKEHRNLPFMQELRNLFSLMVGSKRKYVDPSRAVDILKDAFKSSESQQQDVSEFTHKLLDWLEDAFQMKAEEDREGEKPKNPMVELFYGRFLAVGVLEGKKFENTEMFGQYPLQVNGFKDLHECLEAAMIEGEIESLHSADNSARSGQEHWFTELPPVLTFELSRFEFNQALGRPEKIHNKLEFPSMLYMDRYMDRNRDVTRIKREEIRRLKEHLTLLQQRLERYLSYGSGPKRFPLADVLQYAMEFASSKPVCTSPVEDIDTSAPPGGTTGQQLPQPSTVEQAAAVSPDAPSSAQGPSLAQGSAAALSLAPGSAPQQRAQVHKPFTQSRLPPDLPMHPAPRHVTDEELRVLEGCLHRWRSEVENDTRDLQGSISRIHRTIELMYSDKSMMQVPYRLHAVLVHEGQANAGHYWAYIYDPHQRRWMKYNDVSVTKSTWEELVRDSFGGYRNASAYCLMYINDKKPFLIEEEFDKETGQVLSGLDKLPADLRRFVQEDNKLFDKEMEEWDALQARKAQQEKLALAAAAVAAAAASTAAAAAAASTASGASSNTTSSSSPQPMSIEYSPSDNTVAMQDPDYMEQPSPTTDSKQLQQNMERAISQAAAAQEDTSPETLLNAAIKVEYGRLMHFAEEDVASDNDYRLQHAVVYFILNQAPKKILERTLLTQFADRNLAFDERCKSIMNVARAKLDLIKPEEVNIEEYEMWHQDYRTFRDTTTLLMIGLELFQKSNYVEALMYLIYSYQYNNELVAKGPNRGHDEAFLSHFRRECLLKLNEQAAGMFEAGEDPQVTNGLGIMNELVVPCLPLLLVQDAEKDLLAVEDMRNRWCSYLGQEMEPNLQEKLTDFLPKLLDCSTEIKGFHEPPKVPTYSTLELCERFSQIMATVAKALTEGR is encoded by the exons ATGACCGTCGAGCAGAATGTCCTCCAACAGCATTCTCAAAAG CACCAACAGACTCTGATAAACCAGTTAAAGGAGGTCACAGGAACCACAGACATTCAACTTCTCCAGCAAGCCCTGCAG GTGAGCAATGGAGACCTGGCCGAGGCAGTGGCCTTTCTGACGGAGAAGAACGCCAAGGTCCCCCAGCAAGATGAGCCCACGTACTACCAGACCTCCCAGGTGGCCAACGACCGATACATCAGCGTGGGCAGCCAGGCAGACACCA atgtgatCGACCTGACCGGCGATGACAAGGATGATCTTCAGAGGGCCATCGCTCTCAGCCTGGAGGAGTCGAGCCGTGCCTTCAGAGAGACTGGCATCACAGATGAGGAGCAAGCCATCAGCAG AGTCCTGGAGGCCAGCATAGCTGAGAACAAGGCCAGCTTGAAGCGCACCCACACGGAGGTCTGGAGTGACTCGCCCGACCCTCATGACAGGAAGCGGATGGACAACTGTCCCGTGGGCCTCAAGAACGTCGGCAACACCTGCTGGTTCAGTGCCGTCATTCAG TCGCTGTTCAACCTACTGGAGTTCCAGAGGCTGGTACTCCACTACTCTCCCCCGGCCAGGGTGCAGGACCTCCCTCGCAACCAGAAG GAGCACAGGAACCTGCCCTTCATGCAGGAGCTGAGGAACCTCTTCTCCCTCATGGTGGGCTCTAAGAGGAAGTACGTGGACCCGTCGCGCGCCGTCGACATCCTCAAAGACGCCTTCAAGTCAAGCGAGTCCCAGCAG CAGGATGTGAGCGAGTTCACCCACAAACTGCTGGACTGGCTGGAGGACGCCTTCCAGATGAAGGCCGAAGAGGACCG CGAGGGCGAGAAGCCAAAGAACCCAATGGTGGAGCTCTTCTACGGGCGCTTCCTGGCCGTGGGCGTGCTGGAAG GTAAGAAATTTGAGAACACGGAGATGTTCGGCCAGTACCCCCTGCAGGTGAACGGCTTCAAGGACCTCCATGAGTGTCTGGAAGCGGCGATGATTGAGGGGGAGATCGAGTCCCTGCACTCAGCAGATAACTCAGCCAGGTCTGGGCAGGAG CACTGGTTCACTGAACTCCCTCCTGTGTTGACCTTTGAACTGTCCAGATTTGAGTTCAACCAAGCGCTCGGACGGCCCGAGAAGATCCACAACAAGCTTGAGTTTCCCTCCATGCTGTACATGGACAG GTACATGGACAGGAACCGAGACGTCACCCGCATCAAGAGGGAGGAGATCAGGAGGCTGAAAGAGCACCTGACGCTGCTGCAACAGCGGCTGGAGAG GTATCTGAGTTATGGCTCAGGCCCCAAGAGGTTTCCTCTGGCAGATGTCCTCCAGTATGCCATGGAGTTTGCCTCCAGTAAGCCGGTGTGCACCTCCCCTGTGGAAGACATTGACACATCAGCACCCCCCGGTGGCACAACAGGGCAACAACTGCCCCAACCAAG CACTGTGGAACAGGCCGCCGCCGTTTCCCCCGACGCCCCGTCCTCTGCCCAGGGCCCGTCGCTGGCCCAGGGCTCGGCCGCCGCCCTGTCTCTGGCCCCGGGGTCGGCCCCCCAGCAGAGGGCCCAGGTCCACAAGCCCTTCACACAGTCCCGGCTGCCCCCCGACCTGCCCATGCACCCGGCGCCAAGGCATGTGACGGATGAGGAGCTGCGCGTGCTGGAGGGCTGTCTGCATCGCTGGCGGAGCGAGGTGGAGAACGACACTCGGG ATCTACAGGGCAGCATCTCAAGAATCCACAGAACCATTGAGCTGATGTACTCTGACAAGTCCATGATGCAG GTCCCGTACCGGCTGCACGCCGTTCTGGTCCACGAGGGCCAGGCCAACGCGGGCCACTACTGGGCCTACATCTACGACCCGCACCAGCGGCGCTGGATGAAGTACAACGACGTCTCGGTCACCAAGTCCACCTGGGAAGAGCTGGTGAGGGACTCGTTCGGAGGCTACCGCAACGCCAGCGCCTACTGCCTGATGTACATCAACGACAAGAAGCCCTTCCTCATAGAAG AAGAGTTCGACAAGGAGACGGGCCAGGTGCTGAGCGGCCTGGACAAGCTGCCAGCAGACCTGCGGCGCTTCGTCCAGGAAGACAACAAGCTGTTTgacaaggagatggaggagtgggACGCCCTTCAGGCCCGCAAGGCCCAGCAGGAGAAGCTGGccctggccgccgccgccgtcgccgccgccgcagcttctaccgctgctgcggcggcggctgcgtccACAGCCTCCGGAGCCTCCTCCaataccacctcctcctcctcccctcagccaATGAGCATCGAGTACAGTCCTTCGGACAACACAG TGGCAATGCAGGACCCAGATTACATGGAGCAGCCCTCTCCTACCACAGACTCCAAGCAGCTCCAGCAGAACATGGAGAGAGCCATCTCacaggctgctgctgcacagGAAGACACCAGCCCCGAGACGCTGCTTAACGCG GCCATCAAGGTGGAGTACGGCCGCCTGATGCATTTTGCGGAGGAGGACGTGGCCTCGGATAACGACTACCGGCTGCAGCACGCCGTCGTCTACTTCATCCTCAACCAAGCGCCCAAGAAGATCCTGGAGAGGACGCTGCTCACGCAGTTTGCCGACAGGAACCTGGCCTTCGACGAGAG GTGTAAGAGCATTATGAATGTGGCGCGTGCCAAACTGGACCTCATTAAGCCCGAGGAGGTCAACATTGAGGAGTACGAG ATGTGGCATCAGGACTACAGGACTTTCCGGGACACCACCACCCTTCTGATGATTGGTTTGGAGCTGTTCCAAAAGTCAAA TTATGTGGAGGCCCTGATGTACCTGATCTACTCGTACCAGTACAACAATGAGCTGGTTGCCAAGGGGCCTAACAGGGGCCACGACGAGGCATTTCTCAGTCACTTCCGCCGCGAGTGTTTGCTA AAACTAAACGAGCAAGCAGCTGGCATGTTTGAGGCTGGCGAGGACCCGCAGGTCACCAACGGGCTGGGCATCATGAACGAGCTGGTGGTTCCCTGCCTACCCCTGCTGCTAGTGCAGGACGCGGAGAAGGACCTGCtggccgtggaggacatgaggaACCGCTGGTGCTCCTACCTGGGCCAAGAGATGGAGC CCAACCTACAGGAGAAGCTGACGGACTTTCTCCCCAAGTTACTGGACTGTTCCACGGAGATCAAGGGCTTCCACGAACCCCCCAAGGTGCCCACCTACTCCACCCTGGAGCTGTGCGAGCGCTTCAGCCAGATCATGGCTACTGTGGCCAAGGCCCTCACTGAGGGCAGATGA
- the usp25 gene encoding ubiquitin carboxyl-terminal hydrolase 25 isoform X3, whose amino-acid sequence MTVEQNVLQQHSQKHQQTLINQLKEVTGTTDIQLLQQALQVSNGDLAEAVAFLTEKNAKVPQQDEPTYYQTSQVANDRYISVGSQADTNVIDLTGDDKDDLQRAIALSLEESSRAFRETGITDEEQAISRVLEASIAENKASLKRTHTEVWSDSPDPHDRKRMDNCPVGLKNVGNTCWFSAVIQSLFNLLEFQRLVLHYSPPARVQDLPRNQKEHRNLPFMQELRNLFSLMVGSKRKYVDPSRAVDILKDAFKSSESQQQDVSEFTHKLLDWLEDAFQMKAEEDREGEKPKNPMVELFYGRFLAVGVLEGKKFENTEMFGQYPLQVNGFKDLHECLEAAMIEGEIESLHSADNSARSGQEHWFTELPPVLTFELSRFEFNQALGRPEKIHNKLEFPSMLYMDRYMDRNRDVTRIKREEIRRLKEHLTLLQQRLERYLSYGSGPKRFPLADVLQYAMEFASSKPVCTSPVEDIDTSAPPGGTTGQQLPQPSTVEQAAAVSPDAPSSAQGPSLAQGSAAALSLAPGSAPQQRAQVHKPFTQSRLPPDLPMHPAPRHVTDEELRVLEGCLHRWRSEVENDTRDLQGSISRIHRTIELMYSDKSMMQVPYRLHAVLVHEGQANAGHYWAYIYDPHQRRWMKYNDVSVTKSTWEELVRDSFGGYRNASAYCLMYINDKKPFLIEEEFDKETGQVLSGLDKLPADLRRFVQEDNKLFDKEMEEWDALQARKAQQEKLALAAAAVAAAAASTAAAAAAASTASGASSNTTSSSSPQPMSIEYSPSDNTVAMQDPDYMEQPSPTTDSKQLQQNMERAISQAAAAQEDTSPETLLNASPPPNPLSPQPGVLSPSPPPQPGAEGEGPAQRTVEVAIPHVGTFVIESEEGGYDDEAIKVEYGRLMHFAEEDVASDNDYRLQHAVVYFILNQAPKKILERTLLTQFADRNLAFDERCKSIMNVARAKLDLIKPEEVNIEEYEMWHQDYRTFRDTTTLLMIGLELFQKSNYVEALMYLIYSYQYNNELVAKGPNRGHDEAFLSHFRRECLLKLNEQAAGMFEAGEDPQVTNGLGIMNELVVPCLPLLLVQDAEKDLLAVEDMRNRWCSYLGQEMEPNLQEKLTDFLPKLLDCSTEIKGFHEPPKVPTYSTLELCERFSQIMATVAKALTEGR is encoded by the exons ATGACCGTCGAGCAGAATGTCCTCCAACAGCATTCTCAAAAG CACCAACAGACTCTGATAAACCAGTTAAAGGAGGTCACAGGAACCACAGACATTCAACTTCTCCAGCAAGCCCTGCAG GTGAGCAATGGAGACCTGGCCGAGGCAGTGGCCTTTCTGACGGAGAAGAACGCCAAGGTCCCCCAGCAAGATGAGCCCACGTACTACCAGACCTCCCAGGTGGCCAACGACCGATACATCAGCGTGGGCAGCCAGGCAGACACCA atgtgatCGACCTGACCGGCGATGACAAGGATGATCTTCAGAGGGCCATCGCTCTCAGCCTGGAGGAGTCGAGCCGTGCCTTCAGAGAGACTGGCATCACAGATGAGGAGCAAGCCATCAGCAG AGTCCTGGAGGCCAGCATAGCTGAGAACAAGGCCAGCTTGAAGCGCACCCACACGGAGGTCTGGAGTGACTCGCCCGACCCTCATGACAGGAAGCGGATGGACAACTGTCCCGTGGGCCTCAAGAACGTCGGCAACACCTGCTGGTTCAGTGCCGTCATTCAG TCGCTGTTCAACCTACTGGAGTTCCAGAGGCTGGTACTCCACTACTCTCCCCCGGCCAGGGTGCAGGACCTCCCTCGCAACCAGAAG GAGCACAGGAACCTGCCCTTCATGCAGGAGCTGAGGAACCTCTTCTCCCTCATGGTGGGCTCTAAGAGGAAGTACGTGGACCCGTCGCGCGCCGTCGACATCCTCAAAGACGCCTTCAAGTCAAGCGAGTCCCAGCAG CAGGATGTGAGCGAGTTCACCCACAAACTGCTGGACTGGCTGGAGGACGCCTTCCAGATGAAGGCCGAAGAGGACCG CGAGGGCGAGAAGCCAAAGAACCCAATGGTGGAGCTCTTCTACGGGCGCTTCCTGGCCGTGGGCGTGCTGGAAG GTAAGAAATTTGAGAACACGGAGATGTTCGGCCAGTACCCCCTGCAGGTGAACGGCTTCAAGGACCTCCATGAGTGTCTGGAAGCGGCGATGATTGAGGGGGAGATCGAGTCCCTGCACTCAGCAGATAACTCAGCCAGGTCTGGGCAGGAG CACTGGTTCACTGAACTCCCTCCTGTGTTGACCTTTGAACTGTCCAGATTTGAGTTCAACCAAGCGCTCGGACGGCCCGAGAAGATCCACAACAAGCTTGAGTTTCCCTCCATGCTGTACATGGACAG GTACATGGACAGGAACCGAGACGTCACCCGCATCAAGAGGGAGGAGATCAGGAGGCTGAAAGAGCACCTGACGCTGCTGCAACAGCGGCTGGAGAG GTATCTGAGTTATGGCTCAGGCCCCAAGAGGTTTCCTCTGGCAGATGTCCTCCAGTATGCCATGGAGTTTGCCTCCAGTAAGCCGGTGTGCACCTCCCCTGTGGAAGACATTGACACATCAGCACCCCCCGGTGGCACAACAGGGCAACAACTGCCCCAACCAAG CACTGTGGAACAGGCCGCCGCCGTTTCCCCCGACGCCCCGTCCTCTGCCCAGGGCCCGTCGCTGGCCCAGGGCTCGGCCGCCGCCCTGTCTCTGGCCCCGGGGTCGGCCCCCCAGCAGAGGGCCCAGGTCCACAAGCCCTTCACACAGTCCCGGCTGCCCCCCGACCTGCCCATGCACCCGGCGCCAAGGCATGTGACGGATGAGGAGCTGCGCGTGCTGGAGGGCTGTCTGCATCGCTGGCGGAGCGAGGTGGAGAACGACACTCGGG ATCTACAGGGCAGCATCTCAAGAATCCACAGAACCATTGAGCTGATGTACTCTGACAAGTCCATGATGCAG GTCCCGTACCGGCTGCACGCCGTTCTGGTCCACGAGGGCCAGGCCAACGCGGGCCACTACTGGGCCTACATCTACGACCCGCACCAGCGGCGCTGGATGAAGTACAACGACGTCTCGGTCACCAAGTCCACCTGGGAAGAGCTGGTGAGGGACTCGTTCGGAGGCTACCGCAACGCCAGCGCCTACTGCCTGATGTACATCAACGACAAGAAGCCCTTCCTCATAGAAG AAGAGTTCGACAAGGAGACGGGCCAGGTGCTGAGCGGCCTGGACAAGCTGCCAGCAGACCTGCGGCGCTTCGTCCAGGAAGACAACAAGCTGTTTgacaaggagatggaggagtgggACGCCCTTCAGGCCCGCAAGGCCCAGCAGGAGAAGCTGGccctggccgccgccgccgtcgccgccgccgcagcttctaccgctgctgcggcggcggctgcgtccACAGCCTCCGGAGCCTCCTCCaataccacctcctcctcctcccctcagccaATGAGCATCGAGTACAGTCCTTCGGACAACACAG TGGCAATGCAGGACCCAGATTACATGGAGCAGCCCTCTCCTACCACAGACTCCAAGCAGCTCCAGCAGAACATGGAGAGAGCCATCTCacaggctgctgctgcacagGAAGACACCAGCCCCGAGACGCTGCTTAACGCG TCTCCTCCCCCcaatcccctctctccccagccTGGGGTCCTGTCCCCTTCTCCGCCCCCCCAGCCTGGTGCGGAGGGCGAGGGTCCGGCCCAGCGTACTGTAGAGGTGGCCATCCCCCACGTGGGAACTTTTGTCATTGAGTCAGAGGAAGGGGGGTACGATGATGAG GCCATCAAGGTGGAGTACGGCCGCCTGATGCATTTTGCGGAGGAGGACGTGGCCTCGGATAACGACTACCGGCTGCAGCACGCCGTCGTCTACTTCATCCTCAACCAAGCGCCCAAGAAGATCCTGGAGAGGACGCTGCTCACGCAGTTTGCCGACAGGAACCTGGCCTTCGACGAGAG GTGTAAGAGCATTATGAATGTGGCGCGTGCCAAACTGGACCTCATTAAGCCCGAGGAGGTCAACATTGAGGAGTACGAG ATGTGGCATCAGGACTACAGGACTTTCCGGGACACCACCACCCTTCTGATGATTGGTTTGGAGCTGTTCCAAAAGTCAAA TTATGTGGAGGCCCTGATGTACCTGATCTACTCGTACCAGTACAACAATGAGCTGGTTGCCAAGGGGCCTAACAGGGGCCACGACGAGGCATTTCTCAGTCACTTCCGCCGCGAGTGTTTGCTA AAACTAAACGAGCAAGCAGCTGGCATGTTTGAGGCTGGCGAGGACCCGCAGGTCACCAACGGGCTGGGCATCATGAACGAGCTGGTGGTTCCCTGCCTACCCCTGCTGCTAGTGCAGGACGCGGAGAAGGACCTGCtggccgtggaggacatgaggaACCGCTGGTGCTCCTACCTGGGCCAAGAGATGGAGC CCAACCTACAGGAGAAGCTGACGGACTTTCTCCCCAAGTTACTGGACTGTTCCACGGAGATCAAGGGCTTCCACGAACCCCCCAAGGTGCCCACCTACTCCACCCTGGAGCTGTGCGAGCGCTTCAGCCAGATCATGGCTACTGTGGCCAAGGCCCTCACTGAGGGCAGATGA